In Lytechinus variegatus isolate NC3 chromosome 18, Lvar_3.0, whole genome shotgun sequence, a single genomic region encodes these proteins:
- the LOC121405584 gene encoding uncharacterized protein LOC121405584, which translates to MLLLISNMKFNVSPVRILENNFVIPTVLIVIVHYVTMSTSTSSAESLVLEDFQHLTDKLTHKIMENIERLKATDPNWGQPPKDMGEDDMTQEQMKSISECEFHCPNGQMEVENEQFKMPGYKNCKDYDSMWDRIPGASDCCKRHQICYHTCGLERTRCDMEFTRCMENVCEELQEKGMIKTEKVIEACVSAMRMLGIMVMEPGCKMYPKAQGAACRCVDKDPDDDVDADSSLSDSNTSGKFVDNERRLKDLTPKKDDIVINDKGNENIGDVEMTIDDDDDDFDNGIGARVDRDEL; encoded by the exons ATGTTATTATTGATCTCCAACATGAAGTTCAACGTTAGTCCAGTCCGAATCCTCGAAAACAACTTCGTTATCCCAACCGTCCTCATCGTCATCGTCCATTATGTGACGATGTCGACTTCCACCTCGTCCGCGGAGTCGTTGGTGCTGGAGGACTTCCAGCATTTAACCGACAAGCTCACTCATAAGATCATGGAGAATATCGAGAGATTGAAAGCAACCGACCCAAACTGGGGGCAGCCCCCTAAGGATATGGGAGAGGACGATATGACACAGGAACAGATGAAAAGTATCTCAGAATGTGAATTTCATTGTCCAAATG GTCAGATGGAAGTGGAAAACGAGCAATTCAAAATGCCAGGTTATAAAAACTGCAAGGATTATGACAGCATG TGGGACCGGATACCAGGTGCCTCGGACTGTTGTAAGCGACATCAGATTTGCTACCATACATGTGGGCTTGAAAGAACACGGTGTGACATGGAGTTTACTAGGTGTATGGAGAATGTTTGCGAAGAATTACAAGAGAAAGGAATGATTAAAACGGAGAAAGTTATCGAAG CTTGTGTTTCTGCTATGAGAATGCTTGGTATCATGGTTATGGAACCCGGATGTAAAATGTATCCTAAAGCACAGGGCGCTGCCTGTCGGTGTGTCGACAAGGATCCCGATGATGATGTCGACGCTGATAGCAGCCTGTCTGATTCAAATACCTCAGGAAAATTTGTCGACAACGAAAGAAGGCTAAAGGACTTGACACCGAAGAAAGATGACATCGTGATTAATGATAAAGGCAATGAAAACATTGGTGATGTTGAGATGACCatcgacgacgacgacgacgacttCGACAATGGTATAGGCGCTCGTGTTGACCGGGATGAGCTATGA
- the LOC121405560 gene encoding uncharacterized protein LOC121405560, with the protein MDDLKSFHPGGDDIILGSGMSGTVHLYRHKVTDEPIAVKNFKLPADIDGMNRQMAFILEEADLLETLGRNDCFPSYLGCLQTSPGYVGLAMEFIGDVTNGESWTLDRGMDE; encoded by the exons ATGGACGACCTTAAGTCCTTCCATCCAGGAGGTGATGATATCATCCTGGGTAGTGGTATGAGCGGTACTGTCCATCTCTACAGGCATAAGGTCACCGACGAACCCATTGCTGTTAAGAACTTCAAACTCCCTGCTGACATTGATGGGATGAACAGACAG ATGGCCTTCATCCTTGAGGAAGCTGACCTCTTAGAGACCTTGGGTCGAAATGACTGCTTCCCAAGCTACCTGGGATGTCTCCAGACAAGTCCAGGCTACGTAGGCCTAGCAATGGAGTTCATCGGTGACGTGACCAATGGAGAATCATGGACATTGGATAGAGGTATGGACGAGTAA